Proteins found in one Scomber scombrus chromosome 15, fScoSco1.1, whole genome shotgun sequence genomic segment:
- the slc26a1 gene encoding sulfate anion transporter 1, translating to MEEVIKVTETTPTPLLERQVRQRQPTVSVLKSKLKQTVTCSVPRVRSTLTGFFPVVRWLPKYKLREYVWGDLMSGVIVGIILVPQAIAYCLLAGVEPIYGLYTSFYANIIYFIMGTSRHVSVGIFSLMSLMVGQVVYREVFKAGFDLSEDPSSYRVLNVSMGINLTAGEVHTVELMGMQCGKECYAISIAAAITFLAGIYQVMMAIFQLGFVSVYLSAPMLDGFATGASFTILTVQAKYLLGLKIPRHQGYGTVAVTWFNIFANIQNTNLCDLITSAICISVLVAGKEIQERYKDRLKIPLPTELIVVAGSTLASHYGGLNSRYDSSVSGHIPTGFIPPQVPNFSLMSQVALDAIPLAVISFAFTVSLSEMFAKKNGYTVRPNQEMLAIGFCNIIPSFFHCFTTSAALAKTMVKDSTGCQTQISSLISALVVLLVLLFFAPYFHALQKSVLACIIIVSLRGALRKFKDVPDKWRASRNDAIVWLVTMSATALISVELGLLIGIVFSMVCIIFKTQNPKVSLLGRADDTDLYEDMEEYKNLMPPPRVQVFRFQAPLYYANKESFLKSLYKTVGVEPFLEMTRRRKAEKKAKDMSMQQAKANGDTTNGEVVVGLVQRELDFHTIVLDCSAIPFIDSTGMATFKGLVKEYKAIGVSVVLASCNISLIDTLQKGQFFGKNDKDMNNLLFHTVHAAVLHANSMPSAAESKSEDSVV from the exons ATGGAGGAGGTCATCAAGGTCACAGAAACCACCCCAACACCTCTCCTGGAACGGCAGGTACGCCAGCGACAGCCCACAGTATCAGTCCTCAAATCCAAGCTGAAGCAAACTGTGACCTGCTCAGTGCCCAGAGTCCGATCAACCCTGACAGGGTTCTTCCCTGTGGTGCGCTGGCTGCCTAAATACAAGCTCAGAGAGTATGTCTGGGGTGATTTGATGTCCGGGGTCATCGTGGGTATCATCTTGGTACCACAGGCAATAGCCTACTGCCTGCTGGCTGGAGTGGAGCCCATCTATGGCTTATACACCTCATTTTATGCCAACATCATCTACTTCATCATGGGGACGTCTCGGCATGTTTCTGTTGGGATCTTTAGCCTCATGAGCCTCATGGTGGGACAG GTGGTGTACAGAGAGGTGTTCAAGGCCGGTTTTGACCTCAGTGAGGACCCATCTAGCTATCGTGTGTTAAATGTTTCAATGGGCATCAACCTCACAGCAGGTGAAGTGCACACTGTAGAGCTAATGGGCATGCAGTGTGGGAAAGAGTGTTACGCTATCAGCATTGCTGCTGCCATCACATTCCTGGCTGGTATTTATCAG gTCATGATGGCCATATTTCAGCTAGGCTTTGTCTCTGTCTACCTTTCGGCTCCCATGCTGGATGGTTTTGCTACAGGAGCCTCTTTCACCATCCTGACCGTGCAGGCTAAATACCTGTTGGGTCTAAAGATTCCTCGTCACCAGGGCTATGGCACAGTTGCCGTTACCtggttcaacatttttgccaaCATTCAAAATACCAACCTGTGTGACCTCATCACTAGCGCCATCTGTATATCTGTATTAG TGGCTGGGAAGGAGATCCAGGAACGCTACAAGGATCGTCTAAAGATTCCTCTTCCAACTGAGCTGATCGTAGTGGCCGGATCTACACTTGCCAGCCATTATGGGGGGCTGAACAGCCGTTATGACTCCAGTGTTTCTGGTCATATTCCCACAGGATTCATCCCTCCCCAGGTCCCGAACTTTAGTCTGATGTCACAAGTGGCACTGGATGCCATACCTTTAGCTGTCATTAG TTTTGCCTTCACGGTGTCACTGTCCGAGATGTTTGCTAAGAAAAATGGCTACACAGTTCGTCCCAACCAGGAGATGCTAGCCATCGGCTTCTGTAACATCATCCCCTCCTTCTTCCACTGTTTCACCACAAGTGCAGCTCTAGCAAAAACTATGGTCAAGGACTCAACTGGTTGCCAGACACAG ATATCAAGTCTGATTAGCGCCCTGGTTGTCCTtctcgtcctcctcttcttcgCGCCTTACTTCCATGCTCTCCAGAAGTCTGTTCTTGCTTGTATCATCATTGTCAGCCTTCGCGGGGCACTGAGGAAGTTCAAGGACGTCCCGGATAAGTGGCGTGCCAGCAGGAATGACGCCATTGTTTGGCTGGTCACCATGTCAGCCACGGCTCTGATCAGTGTGGAGCTGGGCCTCCTGATCGGAATCGTCTTCTCCATGGTATGCATCATCTTCAAGACCCAGAACCCTAAG GTCTCTCTCCTTGGCCGGGCCGATGACACTGACCTATACGAGGACATGGAGGAGTACAAGAACCTCATGCCACCACCTCGGGTTCAGGTCTTCCGCTTTCAGGCTCCTCTCTACTACGCCAACAAGGAATCCTTCCTCAAATCCCTCTACAAAACTGTAGGAGTTGAACCTTTCTTGGAGATGACTAGGAGgagaaaggcagagaagaaggcCAAAGATATGTCCATGCAGCAGGCCAAGGCAAATGGGGATACAACCAACGGAGAGGTTGTTGTCGGACTCGTTCAAAGAGAACTTGATTTCCACACAATAGTTTTAGACTGCTCTGCTATCCCATTCATAGACTCGACAGGCATGGCCACGTTTAAGGGGCTGGTCAAGGAATATAAAGCGATTGGGGTGAGCGTGGTCCTCGCCAGCTGTAACATCTCACTTATCGATACCCTGCAGAAGGGACAATTCTTTGGGAAGAATGACAAAGACATGAACAACCTGCTGTTTCATACAGTTCATGCTGCAGTTCTTCATGCAAACAGTATGccttcagcagcagagagcaagTCAGAAGACTCTGTGGTGTAG
- the LOC133994859 gene encoding progestin and adipoQ receptor family member 3-like has protein sequence MLLKMPQKLLKTANYIELGSYQHWPVLIPQRIRLYTYEQVPLFLKENPYITDGYRAHLPSKLCLKSIFILSNETVNIWSHLLGFLLFFSLAVNDISTVLPASGAHREDYVIYAIGLFCFQVCMLCSVGYHLFSCHRSEKTCRRWLALDYAGISVGILGCYVPGIFYAFYCNAFWRQVYLLTVLSLILAVFCAQIHPRYLSNDWRRLRMAIFCCVAGISVIPACHWVWLNGGYTTDVVKLFLPRIMVMYLIAGCAFLFYVTKIPERYFPGQMNYLGASHQLWHILVVVMFYWWHQTAVHIMRFRHSQSCPAWSSSK, from the exons ATGCTGCTGAAGATGCCCCAGAAGCTGCTGAAGACTGCCAACTACATAGAGCTGGGCAGTTACCAGCACTGGCCGGTGCTGATACCCCAGAGGATAAGACTGTACACCTACGAGCAAGTCCCCCTCTTCCTCAAAGAAAACCCCTACATTACAGATGGCTACAGGGCTCATCTGCCCTCCAAACTCTGCCTGAAGAG TATTTTTATCCTATCTAATGAGACGGTGAATATCTGGAGCCACCTGCTgggcttcctcctcttcttctctctggcGGTCAACGACATCTCCACAGTACTGCCAGCCTCAGGAGCTCACAGAGAGGACTACGTCATCTACGCTATTGGACTGTTCTGCTTCCAG GTGTGCATGTTGTGTTCAGTCGGGTATCACCTGTTCTCGTGCCACCGGTCAGAGAAGACTTGCCGTCGCTGGCTTGCGTTGGACTATGCTGGCATCTCAGTCGGCATCTTGGGCTGTTATGTGCCTGGAATCTTCTACGCTTTCTACTGCAATGCT TTTTGGCGGCAGGTGTACCTGCTGACTGTGCTGTCGCTGATCTTGGCAGTCTTCTGCGCCCAGATCCACCCTCGTTACCTCAGCAACGACTGGCGGCGGCTGCGGATGGCGATCTTCTGCTGCGTGGCGGGCATCAGCGTGATCCCAGCATGCCACTGGGTCTGGCTCAATGGAGGATACACCACTGATGTAGTTAAG CTGTTCCTGCCCCGTATTATGGTGATGTACTTGATAGCTGGATGTGCTTTCCTGTTCTACGTCACCAAAATCCCTGAGCGCTATTTCCCTG gCCAGATGAACTACCTGGGTGCCAGCCACCAGTTGTGGCACATACTGGTGGTCGTGATGTTTTACTGGTGGCATCAGACCGCTGTACACATCATGCGCTTCAGGCACAGCCAGTCCTGCCCAGCCTGGTCCAGCAGCAAGTGA